One genomic window of Lytechinus variegatus isolate NC3 chromosome 1, Lvar_3.0, whole genome shotgun sequence includes the following:
- the LOC121425073 gene encoding protein TAMALIN-like, whose protein sequence is MRTLERKKKICRKESLLNTSGLLTEETLQDRLIKTDERENFKRRTIIVEKEAGTFGFELQTYAIHHKGRNELELCTYVCDVHPDGPAYLAGMRAGDIILSVNGICVERSSHEMIVHLITVSPNSLRLVLLFEDCVKKVEHNKKLVKLKRMLYDKKLAYRALQAQEKRVMLGLARYELNSMTSLASDDSGFYSSPGSSQLSSKSQSMSSISSGGFNLSQIPGNESLEQIALLDV, encoded by the exons CTCACAGAGGAAACGTTACAGGACAGACTGATTAAAACAGACGAAAGGGAAAATTTCAAGAG GAGAACGATCATCGTCGAAAAGGAAGCAGGGACGTTTGGATTTGAGCTTCAGACCTATGCCATACATCACAAAGGAAGAAATGAATTAGAGCTATGTACCTATGTATGCGACGTTCATCCCGATGGCCCAGCATACCTTGCCGGAATGAGAGCAG GTGACATCATTCTGTCGGTGAATGGTATATGTGTTGAAAGATCTTCGCATGAGATGATCGTCCATCTTATTACTGTTTCTCCAAATTCTCTAAG atTGGTACTTCTCTTCGAAGACTGTGTGAAGAAAGTGGAACACAACAAAAAGCTCGTCAAATTAAAG AGAATGTTGTATGATAAAAAGCTAGCATATCGCGCCCTCCAAGCCCAAGAGAAACGAGTGATGCTAGGATTGGCGAGATATGAACTCAATAGCATGACATCACTAGCCTCGGATGACAGCGGTTTCTATTCATCACCGGGATCATCCCAGCTCAGCAGCAAGTCACAGTCGATGAGCTCCATCAGTTCAGGAGGGTTCAATTTATCACAGATTCCTGGCAACGAGAGTCTAGAACAAATTGCTCTGTTGGACGTCTAA